A genome region from Acidimicrobiales bacterium includes the following:
- a CDS encoding class I SAM-dependent methyltransferase has translation MGWDQLRATYDRVAGRYEDRFAEELAWKPRDRDLLTAFAGAVGDPVVDLGCGPGQIGAFLGQRGRAVIGVDLSPVMAGLAAGRLTAAAVADLRRLPLAPGSVAGVVAFYSLIHVRRPELRMTVARTAHVLRPGGRVLLAVHEGDGEVERDTFLDTPVTFVATLYHLDELTDAVTAAGLRVVSADRRAPDERESPTTRLYVEAVRDR, from the coding sequence ATGGGTTGGGACCAGTTGCGGGCCACCTACGACCGGGTGGCGGGACGGTACGAGGACCGGTTTGCCGAGGAGCTGGCATGGAAGCCGCGGGACCGCGATCTGCTCACGGCGTTCGCGGGCGCGGTCGGGGACCCGGTCGTCGACCTCGGCTGCGGACCGGGCCAGATCGGAGCCTTTCTGGGCCAGCGGGGTCGTGCGGTGATCGGCGTCGACCTCAGCCCGGTCATGGCCGGTCTGGCGGCGGGACGGCTCACGGCCGCGGCGGTGGCGGATCTCCGCCGCCTCCCTCTCGCTCCGGGCTCGGTAGCCGGCGTGGTCGCGTTCTACTCGTTGATCCACGTGCGCCGGCCCGAGTTGCGGATGACCGTGGCCCGGACCGCCCACGTGCTGCGTCCCGGCGGCCGGGTGCTCCTGGCCGTCCACGAAGGCGACGGCGAGGTCGAGCGGGACACCTTCCTCGACACACCGGTGACCTTCGTGGCCACGCTCTACCACCTCGACGAGCTGACCGACGCCGTCACCGCGGCCGGGCTGCGGGTCGTGTCGGCGGACCGGCGGGCGCCCGACGAGCGGGAGTCCCCGACCACCCGCCTGTACGTCGAGGCGGTCCGCGACCGTTGA